A genomic stretch from Chitinophagaceae bacterium includes:
- a CDS encoding MBL fold metallo-hydrolase: protein MYVQQLYTNCLSEAAYYIESNGECAIIDPLRDVEVYLNLAKERNAVIKYIFETHFHADFVSGHLDLAKQSNAPIVYGPETETTFPVYVAKDGEQFKIGALTIEVLHTPGHTFESSCYLLKDEQGKDSAVFTGDTLFVGDVGRPDLAQGGDISVSDLAGLMYESLQKKIMPLADDVIVYPAHGPGSSCGKSMGPETSSTIGKQKQSNYALQQQSKEDFIKAVTDGLEAPPAYFPINAKINKEGYGALDAVLKTGLTELSVDAFKELAEQDKTLILDTRNANLFTQGFVPGSISIGLEGRFAEWAGGLLPFDEHILLVCDEGKEEETIIRLARVGFDKVKGYLKGGFEAWQKAGETVDLIIDVEADELAMDYPHDDNLVVVDVRKETEFADGHVKDAVNLPLNEMNDLGLIANIEERDNLYVHCAGGYRSVIASSLLKRHGFHNIRNVIGGFEKIKEQKIPVVKEASALN, encoded by the coding sequence ATGTACGTACAGCAACTATATACCAACTGTTTGAGTGAAGCGGCTTATTATATTGAAAGTAATGGAGAATGCGCTATTATCGACCCATTGCGTGATGTAGAAGTGTATCTCAACCTGGCTAAAGAGCGGAATGCGGTCATCAAATATATTTTTGAAACACATTTTCATGCCGATTTTGTAAGTGGTCATCTTGATCTTGCCAAGCAATCAAACGCACCCATCGTTTATGGACCTGAAACAGAAACCACCTTTCCCGTATATGTGGCGAAGGATGGCGAACAATTTAAAATAGGTGCCCTTACTATTGAAGTATTGCATACTCCCGGACATACATTTGAAAGCTCCTGCTATTTGCTGAAAGATGAACAAGGTAAAGACAGTGCTGTATTTACAGGTGATACACTGTTTGTAGGTGATGTTGGAAGACCGGATCTTGCACAGGGTGGTGATATATCTGTGTCTGATCTCGCAGGCCTGATGTATGAATCATTGCAAAAGAAGATCATGCCGCTTGCTGATGATGTGATTGTTTACCCGGCCCATGGACCTGGCAGCTCCTGCGGAAAAAGTATGGGACCGGAAACATCCAGTACAATTGGCAAACAGAAACAAAGTAATTATGCCTTGCAGCAGCAATCAAAAGAAGATTTTATTAAAGCTGTTACCGATGGGTTGGAAGCACCTCCTGCCTATTTTCCTATCAACGCAAAAATCAATAAGGAAGGTTATGGTGCATTAGATGCTGTTTTGAAAACAGGATTAACCGAATTGAGCGTTGATGCATTTAAAGAACTTGCTGAACAGGACAAAACACTGATACTTGATACAAGGAATGCAAATCTGTTCACACAGGGCTTTGTTCCGGGCTCAATCAGTATTGGTTTGGAAGGAAGATTTGCCGAATGGGCCGGTGGCCTGTTACCATTTGATGAACATATTTTACTTGTTTGCGATGAAGGCAAAGAAGAAGAAACCATCATCCGTTTGGCAAGAGTGGGCTTTGATAAAGTAAAGGGTTATTTAAAAGGTGGTTTTGAAGCATGGCAGAAGGCAGGTGAAACAGTTGACCTGATCATTGATGTGGAAGCGGATGAACTGGCGATGGATTATCCGCATGATGATAACTTAGTTGTTGTAGATGTTCGGAAAGAAACAGAGTTTGCAGATGGTCATGTAAAAGATGCTGTGAATCTGCCATTAAATGAAATGAATGATCTTGGATTGATAGCAAATATTGAAGAAAGGGATAATCTCTATGTGCATTGTGCCGGAGGTTACAGAAGTGTAATTGCATCTTCATTGCTGAAGCGGCATGGATTTCATAATATCCGCAATGTAATTGGTGGATTTGAAAAAATTAAAGAACAGAAGATTCCTGTGGTGAAAGAAGCAAGTGCACTGAATTAA
- the tsaB gene encoding tRNA (adenosine(37)-N6)-threonylcarbamoyltransferase complex dimerization subunit type 1 TsaB, with amino-acid sequence MALLLCIDTSTTHASVALVRDEEVLCIKVNQQQKDHASFLQPAIKEIMFESKLNLTDVKAIAVTSGPGSYTGLRVGFSSAKGLCYALQIPLIAISTTEVMSAAALQLINQLTEKPATFFLCPMIDARRMEVFTAVYSSELKETTANTALILDPESFSELLQKSPVYFFGNGADKWKNICPHPNARFIDVLWNAKDMIHPANTCFNNSSFTSLAYSVPDYGKDFHTNAK; translated from the coding sequence ATGGCACTGCTTCTTTGTATTGATACATCCACTACTCATGCATCTGTTGCCCTGGTCAGAGATGAAGAAGTACTTTGTATAAAAGTGAACCAACAGCAAAAAGATCATGCATCCTTTTTGCAGCCTGCCATAAAAGAAATCATGTTTGAATCCAAACTCAACTTGACCGATGTAAAGGCAATAGCGGTTACTTCCGGCCCGGGTTCTTATACAGGTTTACGGGTTGGTTTTTCTTCAGCCAAAGGATTGTGTTATGCATTACAAATACCATTGATTGCAATTTCTACAACTGAAGTTATGAGTGCAGCAGCTTTGCAACTGATCAATCAGCTAACAGAGAAACCAGCCACTTTCTTTCTTTGCCCAATGATTGATGCCCGGCGGATGGAAGTATTTACAGCTGTTTACTCATCCGAACTCAAAGAAACAACCGCAAACACCGCTTTGATTCTTGACCCTGAATCATTTTCTGAACTTCTTCAAAAATCTCCTGTTTACTTTTTTGGCAATGGTGCTGATAAATGGAAAAATATCTGTCCGCATCCGAATGCCCGCTTCATTGATGTGTTATGGAATGCTAAAGACATGATCCATCCGGCAAATACATGCTTCAATAACAGCAGTTTTACATCGCTTGCCTATTCCGTACCCGATTACGGAAAGGACTTTCATACAAATGCGAAATAA
- a CDS encoding helix-turn-helix transcriptional regulator encodes MASILKKKETDSAELKIDYHAVKKAALILRSINHKLRQQIVQLINEHGQMTVTEIYIKLRLEQSVASQHLAILRKTQIVKTTREGKFIHYSINHDRLTEIDKFVADMLH; translated from the coding sequence ATGGCTTCCATTTTAAAGAAAAAAGAAACCGATTCTGCCGAACTCAAGATTGATTACCACGCTGTAAAAAAGGCTGCTCTCATCTTACGGTCGATTAACCACAAACTCAGACAGCAAATTGTGCAGCTGATTAATGAACATGGTCAAATGACTGTTACAGAGATCTACATCAAACTCCGGTTAGAACAATCTGTTGCATCACAACATCTTGCAATCCTGCGTAAAACGCAAATTGTAAAAACTACCCGGGAGGGAAAGTTCATCCATTACAGCATTAATCACGACCGGCTCACAGAAATTGACAAGTTTGTGGCTGATATGCTGCACTAA